The Candidatus Micrarchaeia archaeon region ACAAGATTTATAATCGTTGTTTGAGGTAGGTGAACGTATGAAAACGAGAATGGATGAAAGGAAGGCACCTGCGCATTCGGAAAGTACGTCTGGAGTGCAGAACATTGTGCCCGCCCGCATAAGCAAACCGCCCGGAAAACAGCGAAAAATCCAGGAGGATATCCTCCCAAGCCCGAATTATAAGCAAATAGACGAAGCTCGCGAGGCGCTTGAGAAATACGTGGGCAAGAAGGAGATGAATGCTCCTGGTTTTGGCCAAGCCGTGGCACTCTTGGCTGCCATAGTAGCTAAGCGCAGCGATTATTTCAAAAAGAATCCGGACCGCTACCACACCCCTGCAGAGCGTGTCATTATGACGCTTAAGGGGAACGAGGTGTGGACGTCAGGGAACATGGTGGACCATACGGAACCCGGAAGCCCGGAAAACATAAGAGCCAGGGAAATAGCCGGCATACTTGATGACTTCAACTACGTTCATGCTTTGGGCCCTTCTGCATACCGGCAGGGCGCAGACTTCATGGAAAAGTACGTGCTCAAAAAATAGGTGATGATATGGATTTTGGAAAGATGATAGGTTTGGCGGTCATGCCTATCGTGGTGCTCGTAGTGCTAGGAACACTGAGCGCGATAGCAGGGAGCATACCGCTGCTCAACGTGATTGCGTGCGTGTTCATGCCGCTCTACCTCATTATACAGCTGGGGGTCCTTATCTGGGCAGGCCATAGCGCGGCCAAGAGCGGGCTGGACATGGCCGGAGCCGCGATAACTGGCGCAATCGTTGCCGGAGTGGCTTCGCTCGTGAACGGGATAATCGCACTGCTCATTAATGTGGTGGCAGGCATGCTCGGAATGGGCATAACCGTCGCTACAGGGACCGACCCGACAGGACAGCTCGGGGGAATGCTTGGCGGAGGGCTGGTTGCAGTATTGTGCATACCCGGAGCGGCCATAATCGCTGCGGTAATCGGCGCGGTGCTGGCAGCAATAGGGGCGCTCATCGCGGGCACCAAAAAATAGATTCATTTTTTCTTCTTTTCCTCTTTTTCCCTTATGAACGAGAATCCTTTTTCTCTCAGTGTTTTCAGCGTGCCGCTCGATGCCAATGCGGTAGTGCGGGCTTTTTTCCCGTTCAGGTTTTCTATTAGCGCGAGAGCACCGAGCATGTCGTTGAGCGAATCGCGCGAACAGCGTGCGAGCGCGAGCCCCTCCTTCTGCTCGTATTGCATGAATTTGTACGAGAGTTTGGAATAGCCGTATTCGCCGAAAAAGCGCAGCAGGAAGGCGTACATCCCTTTTTTCACGTCTTCCTCGCTTGCCGGGGCCGCGCTTTTTACCGCGAAAACCACGTAGCGCTTCTTCATCCTCATTGCCGAGTACATAGGGATATTTTAAGTATTCGTTTTTATAAACAAATAAGGTGAGCGGATGGAAAAGGTCCTAATAGTTCTGGGAAGCGAAAGCGACCGGGAAATAGCGAAAAAAGCTGAAGATATTTTTGCGGAATTCGGAGTATCTTCCAGGACTGAAGTCGCGTCCGCGCACAGGAATCCTGAGAAATTGGAAAAGGTGCTCAGGGAAAGCGGGGCGGACATTGTTATCGCGATTGCTGGGTTGAGTGCGCATCTCCCGGGGGTGTGCGCATCCAAAACGGTCAAACCTGTGATTGGGGTGCCGGTGAACGCGAAGCTCGGGGGGCTGGACGCGCTTTTGAGCATAGTGAACATGCCCCCGGGAGTTCCGGTTGCGACTGTCGGAATAGACAATGGGAAGAATGCGGCGTTGCTTGCTGTTGAGGTTCTGGCTGTTTCGGACAAGGGGCTTGCGAAGAAGCTGATTGAATATAGGGAAAAGATGAAGAAGTGAACTTCCATGGCCTGAAGGCCGTGGCGAGACGTGAAAATATGGAACTCAAATTTCATTTTCCAGCGCTTTTGAAGAGATTGAAGCGCGGGCCTGCGATTATACAGCCCAAGGATATTGGGCTCATCGTTGCTTATACGGGCGTCGGGAAGGAGAGCGTGTGCGTGGATGCAGGCGCAGGGAGCGCGTTCCTCACGGTTTCGCTCGCGAACATATGCAAAAAAGTTTACGCTTACGAGAGGAAGCCTGAATTTTATGAATTGGCGAAAAGGAATGTGGAGAAAGCAGGGCTTGCGAACGTGGAGCTGAAGAACAGGGATGTATTCGAGGGGGTTGAGGAGAAGGAAGTGGACCTGGTGACGCTGGACCTGCCGGACGCGGAAAAAGGGGTTGCGATTGCGCATTCTGCGCTCAGGAAGGACGGGTGGCTCGTGGGCTACCTGCCGAACGTGGAGCAGGCCAAGGCGTTTTTCATGGCGTGCCACGCCAACGGATTCGTGGATATGTTCATGCTTGAGGGAATCGTGCGCGAGTACGAAGTCAGGGAGTACGGGGTTCGGCCTGCGCACCTGGGGCTCATGCACACCGCGTACCTTGTTTTCGCTAAGAAATAAAAAGGGCAAGCGGACAATAGTGAATATGGCAAAAGGCAGGAAATTGCTGTTTTTCGATATAGACGATGTGATTTTCCCGTCCACCGAATTCTCGAACCTCGCCAGGAGGAACGCGCTCAACGCGATGATAGAGCTGGGACTGGACGCGGATTACGAGAGGGTGGCGCGGAAGCTCGATGAAGTGATTAGGGAGAAAGGCTCCAATTACGCGAACCACTTCGATTACCTGCTAGAAAAGCTCGGAGTAGAGAGGGAAAAAAGGGCGAAGTTCGTCGCTGGCGCTGTCGGGGCTTACCACAACACCAAGGCGTCCATACAGCCCTATCCGGACGCTCCCTCGGCGCTCCTTAAATTAAGGGAAAAATATCCGCTCTACGTTGCGAGCGAGGGAATAGCCGTGAAGCAGTGGGACAAGCTCATATGCATGAAGCTCGCGCTCCTGTTCCAGGACGCTTTTGTTTCGGAGGATTTGGGCGTAGGAAAAGGCCCTGGGTTCTACAGGAAAATAGCTGGAATGGTCGGGGTCAAAGCTTCGGAGTGCGTGATGGTGGGGGACAGGGAGGAGAAGGACATAGCTCCTGCGAGGAAGGCAGGGTGGAAGGCGGTGAGGGTGCGCAGGAAAGGCGCGAAATATGCGCTGGGGAAAAGCGATGCGGACGCGGAAATAAGGTCGCTCTCCGAGCTTGCCCGAGTGCTGGAAAGCCTTTAAATATTGTTTATGGAAATAGAAAACTGAGTGGAAAGGTGTTCTATATGAATAAATCCTATTTCATTTTCGGATTGATGCTTGCCGGATTCATCATCCTGGCAGGATGCACAGGAGGAAGCACGAGCTGCGACTCGGACAAGAAGTGCAAGGAATGGCAGATTTGCGACATGGGAAAGAAGGTGTGCGTGCTTGCCCCGGAGAGGTGCAACGCGGACGCCGAGTGCAACGACACCATGAAGATGTGCAACGCCACGAGCCATAACTGCATGT contains the following coding sequences:
- the purE gene encoding 5-(carboxyamino)imidazole ribonucleotide mutase, which translates into the protein MEKVLIVLGSESDREIAKKAEDIFAEFGVSSRTEVASAHRNPEKLEKVLRESGADIVIAIAGLSAHLPGVCASKTVKPVIGVPVNAKLGGLDALLSIVNMPPGVPVATVGIDNGKNAALLAVEVLAVSDKGLAKKLIEYREKMKK
- a CDS encoding methyltransferase domain-containing protein; translated protein: MARRENMELKFHFPALLKRLKRGPAIIQPKDIGLIVAYTGVGKESVCVDAGAGSAFLTVSLANICKKVYAYERKPEFYELAKRNVEKAGLANVELKNRDVFEGVEEKEVDLVTLDLPDAEKGVAIAHSALRKDGWLVGYLPNVEQAKAFFMACHANGFVDMFMLEGIVREYEVREYGVRPAHLGLMHTAYLVFAKK
- a CDS encoding Rpp14/Pop5 family protein; the protein is MYSAMRMKKRYVVFAVKSAAPASEEDVKKGMYAFLLRFFGEYGYSKLSYKFMQYEQKEGLALARCSRDSLNDMLGALALIENLNGKKARTTALASSGTLKTLREKGFSFIREKEEKKKK
- a CDS encoding HAD-IA family hydrolase is translated as MAKGRKLLFFDIDDVIFPSTEFSNLARRNALNAMIELGLDADYERVARKLDEVIREKGSNYANHFDYLLEKLGVEREKRAKFVAGAVGAYHNTKASIQPYPDAPSALLKLREKYPLYVASEGIAVKQWDKLICMKLALLFQDAFVSEDLGVGKGPGFYRKIAGMVGVKASECVMVGDREEKDIAPARKAGWKAVRVRRKGAKYALGKSDADAEIRSLSELARVLESL